The DNA sequence ACACCACTACCCTTCGCCATCATGTTGAGCAGAGTAAACTGTGCTTGCATGTCGGTTGGGAAACCTGGGTGAGGTGCTGTTACGATTTTCACCGCTTTCAGCTCACGATCTGTCATATCAAGGCTGATCCAGTCTTCGCCCGTTTCAACCTTCGCACCCGCTTCTTCAAGCTTCGCTAATGCAGCTTCAAGAAGATGAGCGTTGGTGTTGCGACAAACCACTTTACCGCCAGAAACAGCAGCAGCAACAAGGAACGTACCCGTTTCGATACGGTCAGCAACCACAGAGTGATGACCACCACCAAGACGCTCAACGCCTTCGATAGTAATCGTGTCTGTACCTGCGCCAGTAATCTTAGCACCTAGTTTGTTTAGGAAATCAGCCGTATCAACAATCTCAGGCTCACGCGCTGAGTTATCTAATACAGTTGTACCTTCCGCTAGCGTTGCTGCACACATGATAGTAATGGTGGCACCCACACTTACTTTATCCATCACGATGTGCGCGCCTTTCAAACGGCCGTCAACACTTGCTTTTACATAACCATCTTCCAACTTAATGGTCGCACCTAGTTGCTCTAGGCCATGGATATGTAAATCAACAGGTCGAGCGCCAATTGCACAACCACCAGGAAGTGACACTTGGCCTTCACCAAAACGAGCGACTAGAGGACCTAAAGCCCAAATAGAAGCACGCATTGTTTTTACTAAATCGTAAGGCGCACAAAATTCATTAATTTCGCTGCCATCAACATGAACACTACCGTTACGTGATACTTTTGCGCCTAAACGCTTAAGCAATTCCATCGTAGTATCGATGTCACGTAGGTGAGGAACATTACTCACTTCAACCGGCTCTTCAGCAAGGATTGATGCGAATAAAATAGGTAGCGCTGCATTTTTTGCGCCTGAGATCGTCACTTCACCGCTTAACGGCTTATCCGATCCAATAACTCGAAACTTTTCCATCATAAACCTTAAAGTGACATCAGTTTCTTATCACGTTCCCACTCTTCTGGCGTGAAAGCCTTAATAGAAAGAGCATGGATGTCATTGCGTTGAATGTATTCCATTAGTGGGCCGTAGATTAGTTGCTGCTTCTTAACTCGATTCATGCCGTCAAAACATGCATCAACCGCAACAACTTCGTAATGACTGCCTTCACCCTTCACGAAAATCTCCTGAAGGTTCAGTGCCGCTGCTAATAATTCTTGTACTTTTGTGCTGTCCACAAATAGCTCCTGCCTAATTTTTTATGTGTTCTGCCATCATTGGCTGGATATTGCTCAATTGGAACAACGTTCGTAATTGTTCTGGCACGAAACTGAGCATTATATGACAGTTTTGATTTTTTGCATGCTCTAATAAGTGAATTAGCATCACCATTCCTGCTGAATCGACTCGATTTATATGGCTAAGGTCAATTTCAACGCTCGATTCCGTCGTTTGCCACTTTTCCAATATACGCCAGATTGCAGGGACACTGTCTCGGTCTATGTCACCGAGCAGCTGATACTCTTTAGAGCTTAGTGCTTGCCATTGAGAGTGGCTCATTATTTATTACTCTCAAAACGAATCGGTTGTGCTGCAAGTTTCTCTAATTCATCGGCAACTTGTAAAATGCCTTCTTGACGAATTTTAGTATTCCACTCTGATTGCTTGCTCGATAACAGGCTAATACCTTCAGCAACCATATCAAACGCCTTCCACTCGCCTGACTTCTTGTCTTTGCGTAGCTTAAATTCAAGCTTAATGTTTGGTCGCGGCGTATCTATGATACTAACCTTAATACTGGTAATACGGCTATCTGCTTTGATTTTTGGTTCTGGACCAAATTCAATCGTCTGATCCGAGTACTGAGTCAGTACTTGAGCGTAAGAAGAAACAAGGTATTTACGGAACGCATCGATAAATACACGTACGTCTTTTCTGTCCGCCCCTTTTAGGTTAGGTCCTAACAACTTAAGTGCCGCATATTGCGCGTTCACATAAGGCATCAATTCATCTTCCACAATGACCTTCAATAACTCAGGATCTTGCTGGATATTCTCTTGCTCACTCTTTAAACGATCAAATGCCACTTCAGCAACTTGCGTCATCATCTGATAAGGCTGAGTGCGATCAATCGATTCTGCAGCAAAAACTTGAGCAGAAATAAGTGAAGCCATTACTACCATAAACATTGATTTCAAGTAACCGATAACTTTGAAGTGACTAATAGTTTTCAACATCATCTTATTCCTTAACTTCGCTGTCATCAGAGCCACCAACGCTATACAGCACTTGGCCAATCAAATCTTCTAGTACTAATGCTGACTTGGTGTCTTCAATAGAATCACCATCAACCAACATCTCTTCATCATCAAAAATGAAGCCAGGAACCAGACTGATGTACTGCTCACCGATTAAACCAGACGTTAAGATTTGAGCACTAGAGGTATCTGGAAATTGTGAGTACTTCGCATCAATAGATAATTCAACGACAGGAAGGTAACTCTCTGTATCAAGCTCAATACTTTTAACTCGACCGACAACGACGCCACCCACCTTCACTGGAGAACGAACTTTTAAGCTGCCAATGTTGTCAAAGGTCGCTTTTAGATTGTAAGTATGGTTCGAACCTAAGCCTTTTACGTCAGCGACTTGAAAGATCATGATTAAGATTGCGCAAATTCCGACAATAACAAAGGTGCCGACCCATAATTCTAATTTTCGAGTTTGTTGCATGATTAATTCCCAAACATCAATGCGGTAAGAACAAAATCTAGCCCTAATACCGCTAGAGAAGAGTGCACTACAGTGCGTGTGGTTGCCTGACTAATACCTTCTGAGGTCGGTACCGCATCATAACCATTAAAAAGTGCGATCCAAGTTACTGTGATAGCAAAGACCATACATTTGATCGTGCTGTTACCAATATCTCGACCTAGCTCAACGGAAGACTGCATCGCAGACCAGAAACTGCCGTGGTCAATGCCCTTCCAATCGACACCAACTAACTGAGCCCCCCAAATCCCGACCGCCATAAAGATCATAGCGAGCAGTGGCATTGAAATAAGCCCGGCCCAAAGGCGTGGCGCAATAATGCGTTTGAGAGGATCGACGGCCATCATTTCAAGGCTAGAGATCTGTTCGGTTGCTTTCATTAAGCCGATCTCAGCCGTTAATGCTGAACCTGCGCGGCCTGCAAACAATAACGCAGTCACCACTGGGCCCAACTCACGTAACAGTGAAAGCGCGACCATTTGACCAAGGTTACCTTCAGCACCGTAGTCGATTAACACGACATAGCCCTGCAGGCTGAGCACCATGCCAATAAACAAACCCGAAACTAAAATGATAGCCAATGACTGAACACCAACGCTATAAAGTTGTTTAACGAATAAAGGGAAATTCTTTAGTCTCGGGATGCCAAACAAAGCCCCAGATAACATCAGGCTTGCTCGACCAAATGACTCACAGATCGCAAGTGTTCGCTTACCGACACCCGCAATAGCTTTAACAATCATATTAAAACAAATCCTCTTTTAAGCTCTTCGCAGGAAATCTAAACGGCACAGGGCCATCCGCGTCACCTTGCAAAAATTGCTGCACTCTCGGATCGCTGTTGTTGTACAACTCATCAGGCGCACCAGCAGCAATGATTTTTCCATCAGCCATCAGATAAACCCAATCGGCAATACTCATCACCTCAGGCACATCGTGAGAAACGACAATAGAGGTTAAGCCCAAAGCTTGATTGAGATTACGGATCAGCTCAACCAAGACGCCCATAGTTATCGGGTCTTGGCCAACAAATGGTTCATCGTACATGATGAGTTCAGGATCCAATGCGATCGCACGAGCCAACGCAGCACGTCTCGCCATCCCACCAGACAATTCACTCGGCATCAATTGCGCAGCACCTCGTAACCCTACCGCTTCAAGCTTTAG is a window from the Vibrio splendidus genome containing:
- the mlaF gene encoding phospholipid ABC transporter ATP-binding protein MlaF; the encoded protein is MLNTELVKVKNLSFSRGERVIFDDISLEVPQGKITAIMGPSGIGKTTLLRLIGGQLPPDEGEIWFDGDNIPALSRRKLYQARKKMSMLFQSGALFTDLNVFDNVAFPLREHTELNEKFIRTIVLLKLEAVGLRGAAQLMPSELSGGMARRAALARAIALDPELIMYDEPFVGQDPITMGVLVELIRNLNQALGLTSIVVSHDVPEVMSIADWVYLMADGKIIAAGAPDELYNNSDPRVQQFLQGDADGPVPFRFPAKSLKEDLF
- a CDS encoding STAS domain-containing protein — translated: MSHSQWQALSSKEYQLLGDIDRDSVPAIWRILEKWQTTESSVEIDLSHINRVDSAGMVMLIHLLEHAKNQNCHIMLSFVPEQLRTLFQLSNIQPMMAEHIKN
- the murA gene encoding UDP-N-acetylglucosamine 1-carboxyvinyltransferase, yielding MEKFRVIGSDKPLSGEVTISGAKNAALPILFASILAEEPVEVSNVPHLRDIDTTMELLKRLGAKVSRNGSVHVDGSEINEFCAPYDLVKTMRASIWALGPLVARFGEGQVSLPGGCAIGARPVDLHIHGLEQLGATIKLEDGYVKASVDGRLKGAHIVMDKVSVGATITIMCAATLAEGTTVLDNSAREPEIVDTADFLNKLGAKITGAGTDTITIEGVERLGGGHHSVVADRIETGTFLVAAAVSGGKVVCRNTNAHLLEAALAKLEEAGAKVETGEDWISLDMTDRELKAVKIVTAPHPGFPTDMQAQFTLLNMMAKGSGVITETIFENRFMHIPELQRMGAKAEIEGNTAICGETEKLSGAQVMATDLRASASLVIAGCIAQGETIVDRIYHIDRGYDKIEDKLSALGANITRFSESN
- a CDS encoding MlaC/ttg2D family ABC transporter substrate-binding protein, giving the protein MFMVVMASLISAQVFAAESIDRTQPYQMMTQVAEVAFDRLKSEQENIQQDPELLKVIVEDELMPYVNAQYAALKLLGPNLKGADRKDVRVFIDAFRKYLVSSYAQVLTQYSDQTIEFGPEPKIKADSRITSIKVSIIDTPRPNIKLEFKLRKDKKSGEWKAFDMVAEGISLLSSKQSEWNTKIRQEGILQVADELEKLAAQPIRFESNK
- the mlaE gene encoding lipid asymmetry maintenance ABC transporter permease subunit MlaE; amino-acid sequence: MIVKAIAGVGKRTLAICESFGRASLMLSGALFGIPRLKNFPLFVKQLYSVGVQSLAIILVSGLFIGMVLSLQGYVVLIDYGAEGNLGQMVALSLLRELGPVVTALLFAGRAGSALTAEIGLMKATEQISSLEMMAVDPLKRIIAPRLWAGLISMPLLAMIFMAVGIWGAQLVGVDWKGIDHGSFWSAMQSSVELGRDIGNSTIKCMVFAITVTWIALFNGYDAVPTSEGISQATTRTVVHSSLAVLGLDFVLTALMFGN
- the ibaG gene encoding BolA family iron metabolism protein IbaG yields the protein MDSTKVQELLAAALNLQEIFVKGEGSHYEVVAVDACFDGMNRVKKQQLIYGPLMEYIQRNDIHALSIKAFTPEEWERDKKLMSL
- the mlaD gene encoding outer membrane lipid asymmetry maintenance protein MlaD, which translates into the protein MQQTRKLELWVGTFVIVGICAILIMIFQVADVKGLGSNHTYNLKATFDNIGSLKVRSPVKVGGVVVGRVKSIELDTESYLPVVELSIDAKYSQFPDTSSAQILTSGLIGEQYISLVPGFIFDDEEMLVDGDSIEDTKSALVLEDLIGQVLYSVGGSDDSEVKE